One Asticcacaulis sp. MM231 DNA segment encodes these proteins:
- a CDS encoding Ig-like domain-containing protein: MRRTLGILIAAGLLVTSPRADAQTYSYDDLGRLSTVIYADGSKVVYQYDAAGNRTAVTNIPPAPNAGNVLLSVPYNTAGSVTLTPTGVYSALSVVTAPAHGSASISGTTATFTPTAGYYGANSFTYRATGPGGNSPAATVSVTVGLPAAPVVSNKSLSAGYNTAGTVSLTPTGVYSSVAVVAAPGHGSASISGTTATYTPTTGYYGSDSFTYNATGPGGTSSTATVTVNVATPAAPTVSAKTLAVSYNTAGTVSLTPGGVYTSVTAATNPAHGSVSISGTTATYTPTTSYIGSDSFTYTATGPGGTSAAATVSVTVAAPAAPTVSNKALTVAYNTAGNVSLTPSGVYTSVATATNPAHGGVSISGTTATYTPTSGYYGSDSFTYTATGPGGTSSAATVAVTVSTPPAPTVSPATFTVAYNTAGTVSLNPSGVYTSVAAATNPAHGSVSISGSTATYTPTNGYYGADSFTYTATGPGGTSSAATVSVTVATPAAPTVSAKSLSVAYNTAGSVSLTPSGVYSSVATASNPGHGTVSISGTTATYTPTTGYYGSDSFTYTGSGPGGTSSPAAVSVTVGNPAAPTVGNVSSTVTYNTANQIGLAPSGVYSSLAVSSNPAHGSVSISGTTATYTPVTNYYGADSFTYSATGPGGTSGLATVSLNVVDPNNHAPTCTGYVVYPTSPGISVNPATFTFQNAGLINHCSDPDGHTLTVVSPSAPYTIQSYWNEPAQLTYTVTDGHGGFATGYATVLRGGN; the protein is encoded by the coding sequence ATGCGCCGAACACTTGGTATTCTTATAGCCGCTGGCTTGCTCGTGACAAGCCCAAGGGCTGATGCGCAAACCTATTCTTATGACGACCTTGGAAGGCTCTCAACCGTCATCTATGCCGATGGCAGCAAGGTCGTGTACCAGTATGACGCGGCCGGCAACCGCACAGCTGTCACAAACATACCCCCGGCGCCAAACGCCGGAAACGTTTTGTTGTCAGTTCCTTATAACACCGCGGGCTCAGTAACCCTGACGCCGACGGGCGTTTACTCTGCCCTCTCCGTTGTGACAGCGCCCGCACATGGTTCGGCAAGCATCAGCGGAACGACGGCAACCTTTACACCAACGGCGGGTTACTACGGCGCAAACTCCTTCACCTACCGCGCAACCGGCCCAGGCGGAAATAGCCCGGCAGCAACCGTCAGCGTCACGGTGGGCTTACCCGCAGCACCGGTGGTCAGTAATAAGTCGCTTTCAGCCGGCTACAACACGGCCGGAACAGTCTCGCTAACGCCTACGGGTGTCTATTCTTCCGTAGCGGTGGTCGCAGCGCCTGGACATGGCTCCGCGTCGATTAGCGGCACGACTGCGACCTATACGCCGACGACTGGTTATTATGGCTCTGACAGCTTCACCTACAATGCGACAGGTCCGGGCGGAACGAGTTCGACTGCGACGGTGACCGTAAATGTCGCAACGCCCGCCGCGCCGACGGTGAGCGCCAAGACCCTTGCTGTCTCCTATAATACGGCCGGTACCGTCTCGCTTACACCAGGCGGGGTCTATACCTCTGTCACGGCCGCTACGAACCCGGCGCATGGCTCGGTTTCCATTAGCGGCACGACCGCCACCTACACCCCGACAACATCCTATATAGGCTCCGATAGTTTTACCTACACCGCGACAGGTCCGGGCGGCACCAGCGCCGCAGCGACCGTAAGTGTTACGGTAGCCGCACCTGCGGCGCCCACCGTCAGCAATAAGGCGCTCACCGTCGCCTATAATACCGCCGGTAACGTCTCCCTGACGCCAAGTGGTGTCTACACATCCGTCGCCACCGCAACGAACCCGGCCCACGGCGGTGTCTCGATCAGCGGGACTACAGCGACCTACACGCCGACGAGCGGCTATTACGGTTCGGACAGCTTTACCTACACAGCCACAGGACCTGGCGGCACGAGTTCTGCGGCCACGGTTGCCGTTACAGTGAGTACGCCGCCTGCGCCGACGGTTTCGCCTGCTACGTTTACCGTGGCATACAATACGGCCGGTACAGTCTCGCTAAATCCAAGCGGTGTTTATACCTCTGTTGCCGCGGCGACGAACCCCGCACACGGCTCTGTGTCAATCAGCGGGAGCACGGCGACCTACACACCGACGAATGGCTATTACGGCGCAGATAGCTTCACCTACACGGCGACAGGTCCTGGTGGCACGAGTTCAGCGGCGACCGTTTCTGTTACTGTCGCCACACCGGCGGCACCGACTGTCTCGGCTAAATCTCTGTCCGTCGCCTACAATACCGCCGGGAGCGTCTCGCTTACGCCAAGTGGGGTCTATAGCTCAGTTGCCACCGCTTCCAACCCGGGCCACGGAACGGTGTCCATCAGCGGTACAACGGCCACATATACCCCAACGACGGGTTATTATGGCTCTGACAGCTTCACCTACACAGGCAGCGGACCGGGCGGCACCAGCTCGCCTGCCGCCGTTAGTGTAACGGTTGGCAATCCAGCTGCTCCCACCGTCGGCAACGTGTCTTCGACGGTGACCTACAATACGGCAAACCAGATTGGCTTAGCTCCGTCGGGTGTCTATAGCTCGCTGGCCGTAAGCTCTAACCCAGCCCACGGTTCCGTGTCTATCAGCGGAACGACGGCAACCTATACGCCAGTCACCAACTATTACGGCGCTGATAGCTTCACTTATTCCGCAACAGGACCAGGCGGAACGAGCGGACTTGCAACCGTTTCGCTCAATGTTGTCGATCCGAACAATCACGCGCCTACGTGTACGGGATATGTGGTCTATCCGACTTCCCCGGGTATCAGCGTCAACCCCGCCACCTTTACATTCCAGAACGCTGGCTTGATAAATCACTGTTCGGATCCAGATGGTCATACCCTTACAGTTGTCAGCCCTTCAGCCCCATACACCATACAATCCTACTGGAATGAACCAGCGCAACTTACATACACCGTGACAGACGGCCATGGCGGTTTTGCGACCGGCTACGCGACCGTTCTCCGCGGCGGAAACTAG
- the gspD gene encoding type II secretion system secretin GspD — translation MRYNSLVVAVAVVAAPLSVSMPLRAVAQSAQTYTFVFKDADISQVAEEILGNSLGVAYRVDPGVAGKINFSIEQRLTKAQLLAAFEAALSQYDVVMMQEGQAVVLKPRKSATVGGQITTGTGKASGIGFQIRAVPVNYGSATEIAKALTSVSKSDLVLYSSDKQGLILLGGRADELDNAITTIALFDQSTLSELRIRFYPLSSANASAVATDLTDLIKASGTSSVAIAPMRRLNGIFAFSQSSDVLDHIGQWVQRLDVPSKDQAIKAWVYHPRGASAENLVKTLNAVVGNGSDLMQPSLAGSGTTPATATSTSSLPASSSAGYTAGQGGADGVRIVADKDTNSIIINAPEATRIRLQEVLNEIDHEPAQIFIEASIAEVALTKDLNYGIDWAALASNGHLKVSNYTGDSTSFNPVAPGFSISYVGTDISAAIDALSSQSNVRIVSAPKITTVENTAATLQVGDQVPVVVQSAQSTSSSDTPVINSVDYKDTGVMLKVTPRITSENRIMLQVSQEVSSVVKTVTSGIDSPTINQRKIESSLIVPEGVVVALGGMISSSDSTSDNGIPGLKDIPLVGGLFKGQTHSRGRTELVILLQAKIIRNPTDYGVITANFSADLQELMRQGFLIIPAAAPEAGLAPPVR, via the coding sequence ATGCGTTATAATTCGTTGGTAGTGGCGGTCGCAGTTGTCGCGGCGCCATTGTCCGTTTCGATGCCGCTACGCGCTGTGGCGCAGTCGGCCCAGACCTATACGTTTGTCTTCAAGGATGCGGACATTTCCCAGGTGGCTGAGGAAATCCTCGGTAACAGTTTAGGGGTTGCCTATCGCGTTGATCCAGGCGTCGCCGGCAAGATCAATTTCAGCATCGAGCAAAGGCTGACCAAGGCGCAGCTTCTGGCCGCGTTCGAGGCGGCCCTTAGTCAATATGACGTCGTGATGATGCAGGAGGGCCAGGCCGTCGTCCTTAAACCACGTAAATCGGCGACGGTCGGCGGGCAGATTACCACGGGCACCGGCAAAGCTTCTGGTATTGGCTTCCAGATTCGGGCGGTGCCAGTCAACTACGGCTCCGCGACAGAAATCGCCAAGGCCCTGACATCAGTCTCCAAGTCTGACCTCGTCCTCTATTCATCCGACAAACAGGGCCTGATACTGCTGGGTGGTCGGGCCGATGAGTTGGACAATGCGATCACCACGATCGCCCTGTTTGATCAAAGTACCCTTAGCGAGTTGCGGATTCGCTTCTATCCGTTATCGAGCGCGAACGCTTCGGCTGTGGCGACCGATCTGACTGACCTTATCAAGGCGTCGGGCACATCGAGTGTCGCGATTGCACCCATGCGCCGGCTGAACGGTATATTTGCCTTTTCGCAGTCGTCGGACGTGCTTGATCATATCGGCCAGTGGGTGCAACGCCTCGATGTGCCGTCTAAGGATCAGGCCATCAAGGCATGGGTGTACCACCCGCGCGGAGCATCTGCTGAAAACCTCGTCAAAACGCTCAACGCTGTCGTTGGTAATGGATCTGACCTTATGCAGCCATCATTAGCTGGAAGCGGGACCACACCGGCAACCGCAACCTCAACCAGCTCACTGCCTGCTTCCAGCAGTGCGGGCTATACGGCGGGGCAGGGGGGCGCGGACGGTGTGCGCATTGTGGCCGATAAGGATACCAACTCGATCATCATCAATGCGCCGGAAGCGACGCGTATCCGTCTTCAGGAGGTGCTCAATGAGATCGACCATGAGCCGGCTCAAATCTTTATCGAGGCTTCGATTGCGGAGGTCGCCCTCACCAAGGATTTGAACTACGGAATCGACTGGGCGGCGCTGGCCTCGAACGGCCATCTCAAGGTGAGCAATTACACCGGTGACTCGACGAGCTTCAATCCCGTCGCGCCGGGCTTCTCGATCAGTTACGTCGGGACGGATATTTCCGCAGCGATCGACGCCCTGAGCTCGCAGTCCAATGTCCGCATCGTCTCGGCGCCGAAGATCACGACGGTCGAGAATACGGCGGCGACGTTGCAGGTGGGCGACCAGGTGCCAGTCGTGGTGCAATCGGCGCAATCCACATCGTCGTCCGATACGCCCGTGATCAACTCAGTCGACTATAAGGACACGGGGGTGATGCTGAAAGTCACGCCGCGCATCACCAGCGAAAACCGGATTATGCTGCAGGTCAGCCAGGAAGTGAGCTCGGTTGTAAAAACGGTCACATCGGGCATCGACTCCCCCACGATCAATCAACGCAAGATCGAATCCAGCCTCATCGTCCCGGAAGGCGTAGTCGTGGCCCTGGGCGGCATGATCAGTTCCAGCGATTCCACCAGCGACAATGGCATTCCTGGCCTGAAAGACATTCCCTTGGTGGGTGGGCTCTTCAAGGGCCAAACCCATTCGCGCGGCCGGACCGAGCTTGTAATTCTTCTGCAGGCCAAGATCATCCGTAACCCGACTGACTATGGCGTCATCACCGCCAATTTTAGCGCGGATTTGCAGGAACTTATGCGGCAAGGCTTCCTGATTATACCCGCGGCAGCGCCGGAGGCTGGTCTTGCGCCGCCTGTCCGATGA
- a CDS encoding RHS repeat-associated core domain-containing protein gives MTMTRKQYLHAGVAGCALMSLLAGALSQAQAQDAPQPPTSRIIDQNNVDLMSLDFVAGGTPISTAGISRAPSSGSGAYYDDLVGLIYTNGTRTYGGVVTTPTTADGSTVSISGSLTTVTESDGSIWIYDTSMNSPRVSGMLIQQTKPDGEVLKYYYQTATHVIDTANIVKSFHLNGVTSSLGWTVKYDLLHNVPGAGQETWTISKVYIVNSSLDYCEPTSPSACTSTNSGSWPATGAISTPTVNSSGVTYPSGATKSFAMNGDIDHYLYTVGSSQWQYVRTTNGTIKTTTVTNPDASTHIVTYDTHILTDQDELGRKTTYTYYTATDANGGYLNSVKQVIWPDATWSGSTPTGGYTQYKYDGKNNVIEQRTVAKVGSGLADIVISATYPVCTTATQKYCDKPLTTTDATGAVTTYAYDGNNGNVLSLTRPVVNGVAPQVRYAYNQYTPYAKNSAGTLVAQPQVWRLSSTSTCMTGAAPACVGTADENRTVYSYGTNNILPTTVTTQLGNANLSTAASGTNVYQTSTYTYDINGNVIVIDGPKAGQVDESYFFYDAGNRPVGAVSMDPDGASIVKRSASRTTYDTNGNVSNSETGTAGAGTSAIYSGTNAAARWAQAKTEWQSMTVLRNDATAYNATTVLPAITRHYDAGALTYLGQVAYDNNLRISCQAQRLNPSVFGTVTSTGACSLGTAGADGNDRITKTSYDSSGAVTLVIGAFGTSSARTEVAKGYNTNGTLAYLEDGNGNRSTYYYDDFNRAYRLCYPIGTTTHASSTTDCAQTNFDNYGRAGSVILRDAASTISFGYDALSRLISKTNAVSETFSYNNFNQVLTHVNNTTGGAAASETYDYNAVGWLMSDAQPLGTIIYGYDAFGRRSQMTYPGTGLYITYEYNNGDQLTGIYENGSSALASYSYNSYGNVAALNRASGYSTTAGFDFNQRLNSLTNAASGTSNIITLAYTAADQIKSRTQSNAAYVVAGPGTAATTVYSVNGLNRIINVNSGTAFAYDSRGNLTGDGSGATYIYNVNNLMTSATQGGVTSTLTYDAENRLYSINKSSVTTKFLYDGKNLIAEYNASNVLLRRYVHGPGTDNPLVWYEGVTTTPKYYLYSDERGSVTTVTSSAGVVNTVYGYSEYGVPSTLSGSLSSRFRYTGQTWLPEVGLYYYKARMYAPSLGRFLQTDPIDYSDGMNIYAYVHNDPLNGSDPSGLAVTCKREHWVWRISESDDPGRIGQIYFDEGPSVACSGSEDGGGSGTSGGEGMTFVTVYGKAKRKPFNAKLTANDYKNIQNFLQTPATAATAAASDGCEYRNTAGMCVYVRNKDGKLVFTPDYQKIVCKNYASLQDGATKANDGFATAAIIGGKSPVIGGLTTFSTFVSSLTTGAGYRPFGLSIVPKAAPPAGCGT, from the coding sequence ATGACAATGACCAGAAAACAGTATTTGCATGCTGGAGTTGCCGGATGTGCTCTGATGAGCTTGCTTGCGGGAGCACTTTCACAGGCACAGGCGCAGGACGCGCCTCAGCCGCCGACCAGCCGAATCATTGATCAAAATAACGTCGACCTGATGTCTCTGGACTTCGTTGCTGGCGGAACGCCGATCTCTACTGCGGGCATAAGTCGGGCGCCAAGCTCCGGTTCTGGAGCGTATTATGACGATCTCGTCGGGCTGATCTATACGAATGGGACGAGGACCTACGGTGGCGTGGTGACCACTCCGACTACGGCAGACGGTAGTACGGTTTCTATTAGCGGAAGTCTCACTACCGTTACGGAGAGCGACGGATCGATTTGGATCTACGACACGAGCATGAACTCGCCCAGGGTTTCGGGGATGCTTATCCAGCAGACGAAACCCGACGGCGAGGTGCTCAAATATTATTATCAGACCGCTACGCATGTCATCGACACTGCCAACATAGTTAAATCGTTTCATCTTAACGGAGTCACGAGTTCGCTAGGCTGGACAGTAAAATATGATTTGCTACACAACGTGCCGGGCGCGGGGCAAGAGACCTGGACAATCAGCAAAGTCTATATCGTCAACTCATCTCTGGACTATTGCGAGCCAACATCACCATCGGCCTGTACCTCGACAAATTCGGGGAGTTGGCCGGCCACGGGAGCCATTTCGACGCCCACAGTGAACTCCAGCGGCGTGACCTATCCGTCAGGGGCCACCAAAAGTTTTGCGATGAATGGTGATATAGATCACTACCTGTACACGGTCGGATCGAGCCAGTGGCAGTACGTTCGTACCACCAATGGCACCATTAAGACCACTACCGTCACAAATCCGGATGCGTCCACGCACATCGTAACTTACGACACACATATCCTCACAGATCAGGATGAACTTGGCCGCAAGACGACCTACACCTATTACACGGCGACCGATGCAAACGGCGGTTATCTGAATTCTGTGAAGCAGGTCATATGGCCTGACGCCACCTGGAGTGGGTCGACGCCAACGGGGGGCTACACCCAATACAAATACGACGGCAAAAACAATGTCATCGAGCAGCGTACCGTCGCCAAGGTTGGCTCTGGTCTGGCCGACATCGTGATCAGTGCTACCTATCCGGTATGTACAACCGCGACCCAGAAATACTGTGACAAGCCTCTAACCACCACAGACGCAACGGGGGCAGTAACGACCTATGCGTATGATGGCAATAATGGAAATGTTCTCAGCCTGACACGCCCAGTCGTGAACGGCGTTGCGCCGCAAGTCCGCTATGCCTATAACCAATATACGCCCTATGCCAAGAATAGCGCCGGCACCCTGGTAGCGCAGCCTCAAGTCTGGCGCCTGTCTTCGACTTCGACTTGCATGACGGGTGCCGCGCCCGCTTGTGTGGGCACAGCCGATGAAAACCGTACGGTATATTCCTACGGCACAAACAATATCCTGCCGACAACTGTCACCACTCAACTCGGTAATGCCAATCTGAGCACAGCAGCTTCCGGCACAAACGTGTATCAAACCTCGACCTACACCTATGACATCAATGGCAATGTTATCGTCATCGATGGTCCTAAGGCCGGTCAGGTCGATGAAAGCTACTTCTTCTATGATGCCGGCAATCGACCCGTTGGCGCAGTAAGTATGGACCCCGATGGAGCTAGCATCGTTAAGCGCTCTGCGAGCCGAACCACCTACGATACTAATGGCAATGTAAGTAACAGCGAAACCGGCACAGCGGGTGCTGGCACATCGGCGATCTACAGTGGGACCAATGCCGCAGCGCGTTGGGCCCAAGCCAAGACCGAGTGGCAATCCATGACGGTGCTGCGCAACGACGCGACCGCCTACAATGCGACTACGGTTCTGCCTGCAATCACCCGTCATTATGATGCCGGTGCCCTGACCTATCTCGGTCAGGTGGCCTACGATAACAACCTTCGAATTAGTTGCCAGGCACAGCGTCTTAATCCTTCGGTTTTCGGCACCGTTACCTCCACCGGAGCCTGTTCTCTTGGCACAGCGGGAGCCGATGGCAACGACCGAATTACGAAGACAAGTTACGACAGCTCAGGAGCTGTCACTTTGGTAATAGGCGCCTTTGGTACGAGCTCTGCCCGGACGGAAGTGGCAAAAGGGTATAACACCAACGGCACACTTGCCTATTTGGAAGACGGTAATGGCAACCGCTCGACGTACTATTACGATGACTTCAACCGTGCGTATCGTCTATGTTACCCGATTGGTACAACAACGCACGCAAGTTCTACAACAGACTGCGCCCAGACGAATTTTGATAACTATGGACGTGCGGGTTCTGTGATTTTACGCGATGCTGCCTCCACGATCAGTTTTGGCTACGATGCGCTGAGCCGTCTGATATCGAAGACGAATGCGGTATCAGAGACTTTCTCCTACAACAACTTCAATCAAGTTTTAACCCACGTTAACAACACGACAGGCGGCGCCGCGGCCAGTGAGACCTACGACTACAACGCCGTCGGTTGGCTAATGAGCGATGCCCAGCCTTTAGGTACAATAATCTATGGTTACGATGCCTTTGGCCGCCGCAGCCAGATGACCTATCCTGGTACGGGCCTGTACATCACTTATGAATATAATAATGGCGACCAACTCACGGGGATCTATGAGAATGGCAGCTCAGCGCTTGCCTCCTACTCCTATAACAGTTATGGCAATGTCGCTGCACTAAACCGAGCGAGTGGTTACTCGACGACAGCAGGTTTCGACTTTAACCAGCGTTTGAACAGTCTCACGAATGCAGCATCAGGCACCAGCAACATTATCACACTCGCTTATACGGCGGCCGACCAAATCAAGTCCCGCACGCAGAGCAATGCCGCCTACGTTGTGGCTGGTCCCGGCACGGCCGCTACAACTGTTTACAGCGTTAATGGACTTAACCGGATCATCAATGTCAATAGTGGCACAGCTTTCGCCTACGACAGTCGCGGCAATCTTACGGGTGACGGCTCGGGTGCGACATATATCTACAACGTCAACAACCTGATGACCTCGGCAACGCAAGGGGGTGTCACCTCAACTCTTACATATGACGCTGAGAACCGGCTCTACAGCATCAATAAGAGTAGCGTAACGACTAAATTTTTGTATGACGGTAAAAATCTGATTGCCGAATATAATGCTTCGAATGTACTGCTTCGTCGATATGTGCACGGGCCAGGTACCGACAATCCGCTGGTTTGGTACGAGGGCGTTACAACCACGCCGAAATACTATCTTTATAGCGATGAACGCGGTTCGGTAACAACCGTAACCAGCAGCGCCGGTGTCGTGAATACCGTATATGGCTACAGCGAGTATGGTGTGCCTTCGACGCTTTCCGGCTCGCTGAGCAGCCGCTTCCGTTATACTGGTCAGACATGGCTGCCGGAGGTGGGCCTCTATTACTACAAGGCCCGAATGTATGCACCGAGCCTTGGACGCTTCCTGCAGACCGATCCGATCGATTACTCGGATGGTATGAACATTTACGCCTATGTTCACAACGATCCTTTGAATGGGAGCGATCCCAGTGGACTGGCTGTCACCTGTAAACGGGAACATTGGGTGTGGCGTATTAGCGAATCAGATGATCCAGGTCGCATTGGTCAAATTTATTTCGATGAAGGTCCGTCCGTCGCCTGTTCTGGCAGCGAGGATGGAGGTGGTTCTGGAACATCCGGCGGTGAAGGCATGACGTTTGTTACCGTTTATGGTAAAGCAAAGCGAAAGCCTTTTAATGCGAAGTTGACCGCTAATGACTATAAGAATATTCAAAACTTTCTTCAAACCCCGGCTACAGCCGCTACCGCTGCTGCATCCGATGGTTGCGAATACCGCAATACGGCTGGCATGTGTGTTTATGTTCGCAATAAAGACGGCAAATTAGTATTCACGCCTGATTACCAAAAGATAGTGTGCAAAAATTATGCGTCCTTGCAGGATGGTGCGACTAAAGCGAACGACGGATTTGCGACTGCGGCAATAATCGGCGGAAAGAGTCCTGTTATCGGTGGATTGACCACTTTTTCAACTTTTGTATCATCTTTGACGACTGGTGCCGGTTACAGGCCTTTTGGACTTTCTATCGTTCCAAAAGCAGCCCCGCCGGCGGGCTGCGGTACATGA